The following is a genomic window from bacterium.
GGCGGCGTGGCAGTTGATGTTCGAGCAGGTGGCGTTGCCCTGCCAGTTGTTGCCGGCGTCATACCACGGCAGCGGGTTGCTGTTCCAGGAGGATGGCGTCCGCGTCTGGTTGTGGCAGACGAGATTGGCGCAGGTGCCGTCGTTCGCGCCGGCGAAGCTATAGCCCCCGCCGCTCGGGTCGGCCGAGTAGTTCGCGTGCCCGAACGGGCCGGGCCCCGTCGTGAACTTGAAGAAGTCGCGCCCCCCGCCGGTGCCCTGCTTGACATCGACTCTCCCCGTCGGGGAGTTGTCGAGGTTGGTGTTGTTGAAGTGGGGATTGGGGTCCGCGCCCGATGCTCCTCCGGGATCAAAGTGGCAGAAGCTGCAGACCACGAGCTGCTTCTCGTAGGAGGACAAGGCGGTGTTCGTCACGAGCTGGGCGGCGGTCTCCCCGAAGACTTGCTGACCTATCGCCTCGATGTGGTTGAGGTGGGCGCCCGGCTGGTCGTTTGCATAATCGTAATCCGGCACCTTGGAGCTGGCCCCCGAAGGCCAGTATTGCCCCGCGAACGCGCCGGAGGGAGGCGTGTCGAGAGGCGCGACGCCATGGCAGGCAAAGCACGAGAGCGGGCCGAAGGCGTCGGGAGCCTTGTTCGGGTGCGTATCCAGCGTGCCGTGTTTGTGACAGATCCGACACTCCGTCCCGACGACCAAGTGTCCCGTTCCTTGGGGGACACTGGTACTTCTCATGCTGTGGGGTTGCGAAAGACTGACATGGCAGACGACGCAGAGGCTGTCGGGTGGCGAGAGCCCATCGTTGTTGCCGTCATCCCAGGAGTCGTCCGCCCGCGGGTCCGGAAAGACTGACGACGGATTTCCGGAGGACTTGGTAATCACCGCCAAGTCATTCGTGTCGATGTTCGTAGTGCTGTCGGTTGCGTCGGAGTCCACACGCGCGGCCTCGGGCCCCATCGCGCCACCGTCAGGGAGGCCGTTGCCGTTGACGTCAACCCATTTGCCGATCATGTGCAGGTTACGGGGATTCGGATTCACCCCGTTCCAGTTCGCCCCGTGAGGCTCGTGACATTGGCGGCAGTTGCGGACAAACTGGTCTGGTTCCTTTGGCGGCCGGTAGCCGTCTCCGTCGGAGTTCCCGTGCGCCACTACTCGGCCGTCCGGAGAGGCGACGTCCGGCCCGCTAACGACCTGATGACACGCGAGGCAGGTCTTGTCGGCGTCGTCCGCGATCCCCGGCTGGCCGTTGACCGTGTCCCGCAGGCGCTTGCTCGTGCCGCCGTAGTGCGTCTTGGTCGGCGTGTTCGGCGCCGGCAGCGCGTTGGTGGAGTACGTCGCGTCGTGGCAGACGGCGCACCCCTTGTTCGCCGCGGGGAGGCCCGTCCGCGTGGCCTCGCCGACCAGGTCCTTCTCGTAGTTGCCGGCGGCCAGGCCGTGCCCGTTGACGTCGGCGCCCCAAGTCCCCGTATCCCACGTCCCCGACGCGCCGTTGTTGTCGCCGAGCACGTTCGGGGCGTACGGCCCCGTGCCGATGCGCGCGGGCGTGCCGTCGTGGCACCACTTGCAGATCGCCGCCCCGTCGCCGACGAAGTCGCCTTTCGTCGGGCCGGTCGCGTCGTCCACCATGTCGTCGTCCCAGTTCAGGAAGGCCGACCCCGTGTTCTGCGGCGGGTTCCCGTGGCAGGTGAGGTTGTAGCAGCGTCCGCCAACCGCGCCGTCCTTCCCGCCCTTGGCCGTGAAGGCGTAGCCGCTCGGGACCGCGATCGAGCTGCCGGCGCCCGCGTAGCCGCTGCCGGCGCCCCAGTAGGCGGTCTGGCCGATGATGTCCACGTTCTGCTGGGCGACGACCGTGGCGCCCCGGTTGGCGGCATCGTCCCAGGCGTGCCAGGTGGTCGTGGTGCGGCCGGGGTTGGGGCCGTGGCAGACCTCGCACTTGAAGATGTCCGCGCCGAGGGCATCCAGGTGGCGGCGGTGCGCGCCGGCGCCGCCCTCGTAGGACTGTCCCTGCGGGTTGTTGAGTCGGTCGAAGGGGGTCGCCACCAGCGGCGGGTACGCATGACACTGGTCGCAGCCCGCGGGCCGGTTGTGGGGGTGGCAGTCGGTGCAGGCGGTCGCGGCGTCGGAACTGGAGTACACGTGCTCCGGGACGCCGTCGGTCGGCTTGGGGACCTGCACGCTGTAGAAGGTCTGCTGGGCGCCCTGGTTCGAATTCCCGTGGCAGGACTCGCACATGGAGCGCCCGTTGCCCGCGCTCGTCCCCATGTCGGCGCCCGAGCGGGTGTTCTTGCTGGACTTCGCCCCGTCGACGAGCGTGACCGCGGTGCCGTCGCCGGAGACCGTGCGGAAGAAAGCCATGTTTGTCCCCGTGACCTTGCCGTGCGGGTCGTGGCAGAGCGCGCAGGCGATCTTGTCGCCGCGCTTGCGCCGGTCCGGGGAGTCCGACGGCTCGGTCTTCCAATAGTGGCCGCCGGTCGGCGAGCCGTCCGTCGGCGGCGAGGGCGGCACGGCGGACGCGCCCGTCGGCAGGGTGCCATCGGCCTCCTCGTAGTAGCCGATCAGCGGGACGCCGCCGAGGGTCCCCCCGAGCGCGATGTCCTGCGGCGCCTTGTTGATGCTCCAGGTCTCGGCGGGCGGGTCCCGGTCCGCGACGGACACGCCGTCGTCGTGGCAGTCGTAGCACTGGAGGCTGGCGCCGGGCACGTAGTTGGGATCCGATGTCTGGTTGTAGAAGCCCGCCTCGTCCGCGAGGCTCCGGCTCCAGAGCCGGGCGCCGCCGGCGACGTGCGGGACGTGGCAGGGGCCGCAGGGCCCGCGGCCCATGAGCGGGACCCCGGTCGTGGCGAAATCATGCTTCGACCCGATGACGGCGGCGCCTGCTGTCCCGGGCGCGACCGCTAACGGAAAAAGCAACAGGAGGGCGACAGCGATCGCCCCCCAGCGCACGCTCGTGTTGCTGGCTCTCCCCATCATGTCCCCAAGGTGACGGATTGTAGCACGGACGCCCCCACCGTCCTAAGGGAATATTCGCTGCCTGATGGCCCCCATCGATTCCCCTTCGGTGAAGGCCTCTTGCAGCTCCAGCCGGACCTTTCCCTCCGTGCTCCCCGCCTCGAGCGCCTGAGCCACGTCCGGGATCAGCTCGTCCCGGTCGTGGACGGGGGCCCCCTCGAGGACGATGTCGTTGAGGATGGATCTCGCGCGATTCAGCATGAGCGCCCGCCGCTCGGCCACCTCGACGATCCGGTCGGGGTCGATGCGCTTGGACACCCCCTCGCCGACCTTCGCCGCGAAGCTCTCCACCGGCAGCCCTTCGAGCGCCAACTGCGCGGCAAGACTGAAAATTCTCAGCGACTGCTCCTCGGCGAACCGTCCGCGGCGGCACAGGTCCTGCAGGTCGCGGATGTCCCGCCCGTCGACGCCCGCACGGTCAGCCGCCTCGATGGCCCGCTCCAGCCGGTCGTCCTCGTCGCCGCGGGCATCCCGCGCGGCCGGCCTCCCGGACCTCCCGGAGCCGCGTCCGCGCGCCTCGCCCGCCGCCGCCGCTGCCGCGGGCTGACCCGCGGCCAGGGCGGCGGCGAGCACCAGCGCCCCCCCCCAGACCAATCGCACGCTGCGCATTGTCGTCGAAGTCTCCTAACCATCCACGATGATTACGGAATTCCTGCCGCCGAAACCGTCGTTCACGTACTGCCGCGCCGCGGGGTCCACCTCCCATGTGGTGCCGTCGACGACGAAGCTGTACTGGTACACGCCGGGGGGCAGTCGCAGCCTCGCGCCCCAGCGTCCCTCATGCGACGAGCGCACAAGGAGGTTGCGCCGGATGTCCCACCCGTTGAAGTCCCCGACGATCGCCACGCTGGTCGCCGCCGGCGCCTGGAACGAGACTTCGAGCTCCCGCTCCGCGCTCCGGCTCTTGAGCCAGTAGTGGCCGCGCATGAGGAAGCCGACGGCGAGCAGAAGCGCAAGCAGCGCCGGGACCGCCCCGTACCGCGCCAGCCGCGCCGCCGGCGACGGCCGGTACGCCTCGGCCGGAAGCGCGCTGAGGATGGCGCTCGAGAGGCTGGCCGGCGCGTCGACGTCGTCCTCGTGCCCCTCGAACCGCTCCTCCAGGCGGGCGATGCCGGCCAGCGTCCCCCGGCAGGGGGCGCAGGCGCGCAAATGGCGCTCCAGCACCTCCTGCTGGCTCGGAAGGAGGACACCGTCGAGGTGATCCTGGAGCATCAGCTCCACGTCACGGCAGGTCAGCATGTGTGCATCATCTCAAGCAATTCCAGTAGTTGTCGTTTTCTTAGTACTCTTGCAGACATAAAAGGTTACGGGTCCTCCAGCCCCGGCCCCTCCCCCTCGCCCCCGATCTCGTGCCAGTGCTCGAGCAGGGCCTTCTTCGCGCGGAAGATGCGGATCTTCACCGTGCTGACCGGCAGGCTGAGCGCCTCGCCGATCTCCTGGTAGGAAAGGCCCTGGAAGTAGTGCAGCAGGAGGACGGTGCGCGCCGCCGTCGGCAACTCCTGCAACGCCTCGAGAAGCTTGAAGTTTTCCTCCTTGCGGAGCACCTGACTCTGCTGGTCCGGATGGATCCCCTCCTCGGCCTCCTTGAGATCGACCGCGCCGATGGCCTCATCGAGCGGGACCTCGCGCCCGGCCTTGTGCTTCTTGAGCTCGTCGATGCAGAGATTCTTCGCGACGGCGTACAGCCACGTGGAGAACTTGCGCTTCGTGTCGTAGCTCTTGAGGAACTGGTAGCAGCGCAGGAAGGTCTCCTGCGTCAGTTCCTGGGCCAGGTCGTAGTTGCCGTAGAAGCGGTAGATGAAGTTGAAGATGGGCTTCTGATAGCGCTCGAGCAGGACGCCGAACAGCTCCCGCTTGCCGCGGAGGACCTGGCGGACGACCTCGGCATCGTCGAGCGCCTTCACGTCCATGGGCGCTAGCCTAATCTCTTTCGACCGCTCGGGGAAGCAGCGGGTCCCGCCTACAGAGACGGGCGTTCCACGGCGAGGAACTGCGCGAGTTCCTCGACCTGCGCGGGGCCGGGCCGCAGCGGGGCCGGCATGTTCTGCACCATCCGCTCGACGGTGGCCCGCCACTGCTCGAGGCTCTTGTTGCGCGTCAGCGGCCGGTTGGAGGTGTGGCAGGAACTGCACTTGGCGATGAGCAGCATCCTCCCGGAGAGGTACTGCACGACGGCCTCCTGCTGCGCGAGGTCGAGCTGCGCCCCTCTCGCGACCATGTCGGCGACGACATCCCGCCAGGCCGGCTGCCTGCGGTAGCCGGCCGCCGCCTCGTCGGCCGTCTGGTGGCAGCGCAGACACTGGGACAGGAAGGCGTCCCTCCCCTTCTTCAGGATCTCCATCCGCTCCCCGTCGCCCGCGGCGGCGCCCGCGGCAAGGCCGGCGACGAGCAGCGCGGCACCGGCGGCGGCGCGGGCTCGCGATGCGTTCATGGCCTCCTCCTTTCTCCTCGTTGACTGCTCCCGGGCGTTCTCCCGGCCCCTAGTACTTGCTCGCGTCGTGGCAGAGGTGACAGGTGAGCGTGAAGTCGATCTTCGGCTGGATCGCCATCGGGTCCGTGTTGGTGCCGCGCGCCTCCTCCAGGATGTAGACGCCGCCGGCGGTCGCCGCGCCGTGCGAGCGATGGCAGGAGTCGCAGTTGATGCGGCTGGCGGACGTCGCCGAGGCGGGCGGCTGCACCGGCAGGCCGAGCTTGAGCACGTCGGCGTCCATGAGCGGGTGGGTGTGCCCCTTCGCGCCGGAGCCCGTCCCCGGGCGCACCCCGTGGCACCCCGTGCAGAGGTACTTCGTCTCCTCGTTCTGCACCCAGTCGATGCGGTTGCCGACCCGCGCCAGCAGGTGGGGCTGGTCCTCCTCGTCCCCGGAGGTCAGCGCGCCCCGCGCGAAGCTGTGGCACGAGAGGCAGACGATGTCCTTGCCAGCGGTGCCCCCGTACGTCGACGGAAGGTAGGACTCGGGCCAGGGGTCGGTGCGCTCCGGCGGGTCCTGGTCGTTGTACGTGTCGAGCCGCGCGGGGTCGCCCCGGAAGTGGGAGGCCATGTAGCCGTCGCGCACCTTCGTCGGATCGCAGGTGGGGTTGTCCGCGGGGTGACACCCGAGACAGAGCAGGTCGCCGGCCCGGCTCTCGCGCAGCAGCGGGATGAAGGCGCGCTCGTCCTCGGCGCCCAGCCCGGCGTTGTGGGCGCGGTGGCAGCGCGCACAGTCGAACTGCGCCGGCTCCTGCCCGACGCCCCTCGTCTGGTCCGGGCAGCGGCCGGGGTCCCCGCCGACCGCATGGTGCCCCTCGGGGACCTGGGCGTGGCACTCCTCGCAGAAGGTGGCAGCGCGCTCCGCCGGGCGCAGCAGCAGCGTGCCCGGCCCCGCGGCGTGGGCCGTGTGACAGGTGGTGCACAGCAGCCGGGGCGGCTGGTCCCCGCCCACGGGCCAGCGCTCGGGCACCTCGGCCTCGACGATCCGGCCCTCGCCGTTGGCGCGGTCATCGTCACAGGGGTGGTACGTCCGGCCCGTGCGCGTCCCGCCCGGGTTGGGCTTTGCCGCGGAGTCGATCTGCGCGTCACCGCGCTCGCCCGCGTGGCAGCCCTCGCAGAACAGGTCGGCAACGGCGCCGACCGGATCCACCGTGAGCAGCCCCCGGCGCGGCGGGCCCTGGCCGTCGCCGTGCACGACGTGGCAGGTGACGCACAGCACCTGCCCGGCCGCGCCCTGGCTGAGGTGCCCGCCGAGCTGCCAGTGCACGCCCGCCGTCCCCTTGCCCTGCCGCGCCGGGTAGGGCGTCGGAAACGGCGTGAGGAACGGCGCCGAGACGGTCAACGGCGCTTCCCTGCGCCCGCCGCCGAGCGCCTCCACCAGCACCGGGTGGTTGCCGCTGACGTTCTCCTTGCCGCGGCCAAGCTCGTACTGCGCCGCATGGCAGCGCGCGCAGATCTCCGCGATGTCCTGCCGCAGGAACGGTCGATGTCCGTTGTCGTGGGGGTCGTGGCAGGCGACGCACTCGAGGCGCTCGCCCTCTCCCGCGCCGGCGACGGCCTCGCCCTCGCGCCGCGCCGCGGCGGCGCCGAGGTCGGCCCCGTGCGCGAGCGGGTGAAACGCTGTCAGGCTCGCGTCGACGTCCGGACTGACGATCGTCGTCCCGTCGTGGCAGGAGAAGCACATCGCGCTCGACGGTCCCCACTGCCGCGCGAGGACGGGCGGGAGCTCCGCGAGGAGCCCCTTGTCGACGACCGAGGCGGGCAGGTGGCACCGCAGGCAGCGCTCGCGCGCCGCGCCCGCCTTCGGCGCGTCGTATCCCTGCGCGATGATGTCATGGGGCGAGCCGTCCACCGCGGCGCGCGCGGTCGTGGCGCCCAGGAGCGCCAGCGCGAGCAGGGCGAGGCAGCCCTCAGCGCGGCCCATCGATGATCTCCCGGATCTGCAGCCGCGCCGAGAGCCGCTCGGCGATCGCGACGAGGCGGCCTCGCCCGAGCGCCACCCCGTTCGGGGAGCCCAGGTCGAGGGGCACGCCATCCTCGTCGGCGAGCACCGCCACGAACCGGCCCGCGGCGTCGAAGACCTGCACCGTGTTCAGCCACGAGTCCGCGACGTAGACCTCGCCCGAGCGGTCCACGGCGACGCCCTTGGGCCGCCCCATGCCGCCGGGCCCGCGCACGTAGCGGCCGAAGTGGCGCGCGAACTGCCCCGCGGGCGAGAAGACCTGGACCCGGGCGTTGAAGGCCTCGGCGACGTAGAGGTTCCCTGCGGCGTCGAGGTCGCAGAAGGTGGGGGCGGAGAGGTCCCCCTCCTTCGCGCCGAGGGCCCCGAAGAACCTCGGCTGCCCGACGCGGTCGAGCGCGCCGACGCGGTTGTTGAGGTTGTCGAGCACGAAGAGCCTGCCCCCGGCCCCGACCGCGACGTCGCTGATGCCGGTGGCGACCCCGATCTCCGGCGGCGGGATGTCGATCCGGCGCAGCAGCTCGCCGCCGGGCGCGAAGACGTACACCGCCGAGCGGCCCGCGTCTGCAACGTAGAGGTGCTCCTCGCCGTCGCAGGCCACGCCGATGGCGTTGCGCAACAGCTTCCCGTCGGGCCCCGCGCCCGCCCCCACCGAGCGCAGGTAGCCCCCGGCCGCGCTGAAGACGAGCACGCGCCCGAGGCCCGAGTCCGCCAGGTAGACGTTGCCGGTGACCGGCCCCACCGCGACGTCCGCGGGGCGCAGGAGGGGAACGTCGGCGGCGGCGATCACCGCCACGGCGCGCGTCCGGCGCACGCGCCACGTCTCCTCCGCCCGGCGCTCCGCCGCCGGCGGCGCCGGCGCGAAGAGGAGCTCGAGCGGCGCCGAGAACGCCGTCTCCCGGAACGAGGAATCCAGCGCCGTGAGCGCGTACGCGTATCGCCGGCCCGCCTCGACGGCGTTGTCCTGGTAACTCGTGCCCTTCGACGAGGCCAGCAGCTGGAACTGCCCCACGGGCAGCTCCCGGCGGTAGAGGTTATAGGCGAGGACGTCCTCGCCCTCGCGCGCGGACCACTTGAGCCCGATCCCCGCCGGGAGGACGAGGTGCCCTTCCCAGTCCGGCGGCTCAGGCGACCGGCGCGTCACCGGCGCGATGCGGAAGCCCATCTCCGTGGAGGGGCGTCCCTCGCGCCCGTCCCTGCCGACGCCGGCGAGCCGGTAGGCGTACGCCACCCCGGGCTGCACAGTGGCGTCGAGATAGGAGTTCTCGCGCGACTCCCCCACGGGGGCGAACCCCGCCGCGGCCTCGCTCTGCCGGCGGTACACGCGCACGGCGGCGAAGGCGGGGTTGCGGATCCACGTCAGGCGAGCCCGGCCGCGGTCCTCCGCAGCGCCGACCCACTGCGGCGGCGGGACCTGGCCGGAGGGCTCAGCCCCCGGCAGCGGCTGCCCCGCCGTCAGGACGAGGAGCCCCGCGACGGCCGCAACGCGCTTCCAGGGCATGGCGGCCCATGATGACACAAGCCTTTCCCCGCCGACAAGGTGCGGCGGCGTGCGCTATACTGTCATCGAGGCGGCGACGCCGCGGGGGCGCCGCCGCACGGGACCGGACAACCCCGAAACGAAGGAGCGGATCGTGACCAGACTGGCTGCCCGCACCGTTCTCGCCTCGTTGCTCGTCCTCGCTCTCGCCGTGCTCTTCCTCGCGCCCGGCGTGCAGGCCACGATCGTGCCGATGCGCGCGGGAACGGTCGTCTCGACCACCCGCTCCGGCATCTTCACGTACATCAAGGCCGTCGACGCGGAGGGCAAGACCTTCTGGGTCCTCACCTCGCTCTGCACGGTCGGCGAGGGGGGCAAGATCGAGGTCCTCTCGGGAACGCGGCACGACAAGGTCAAGTCCGAGCACCTCGGCATGGTCCTCGAGGACCTGTACGCCGCGCAATTGCTCAAGATCGGGGACCTCGAGGTCGAGGGACTCGGCGCGCACGCCCTGCCCGAGGGCTGCGTCACGCTGAGGTAGCGCGTTGCGCCGGTCAGGTCCCGTACGGGGCGCCCGAGGACTCCTCGCCGCGGCGCTCGCCGCGGCGCTGCTGCTGCCCGCCGCCGCCCGCGCCGAGCCCACGCCACAGGAGCAGGAGATCATCGCCGCACTGCGCGAGAACCTGGTCAACGGGTACCACGAGGGCGACGCCGCGAAGATCCTCGCCCTCTACCACGAGGAGGCGCAGATCGCAACGTTCACCCGCGGCGTCGTCGGCAAGGAGACGTTTGCGTCCCTGGTGCGGGAGTCGCTGGCCGCCGGCGGCGCCGTCGAGGCCGCGCTCGAGATCGGCGCCTTCTCCTTCGACGGAGAGGCGGCGCAGGTGCCGCTGCGGCTGATCCTCACAAAAACCGACGCGGCGGGGAAGCGCAAGGTCACCGCGGACCGGCTCTACTGCCGCCTGCGCAAGGAGGGCACCTGGAGGATCGTCCTGCAGACCTACCGTGGCGACTACACGCTGCCGCCGTTGTCCCCGACCCCGGGGATGGGAATGGGCCATTAGCGCGGGACAGGGGCGGGGCCTAGAGCCGGCGGCGGATCTTCTTCAGGTTCTCGGCGAGCCACTCCGGGGCCTTGTCCGCGTGGCAGCGCGCGCAGGTCTGCTCCAGCGGCTGCGGCTGCGGGTACTTGACGGGCTTGAAGTTCCACCCGTGCAGCGGCCGCTTGGAGAGGCGCTCGTCTCCCGCGTCGTGGCACTCGGTGCAGCCGGGCGTCGGCTGCGAGAAGTCGAACTTGTGGTCGTGGACGGAGTAGCGCGTGCCGGCGGCGGTCGTCGCCGTCTGGTGGCAGTCCTCGCAGCTGGCGGTGCCGGGCTTGTGCTTGGCGTGCTTCTCGAGCTCGACGTCGTAGCGGTAGTGGCAGGTCGAGCAGTAGCCTTCCCGCGAGTAGTAGCCTTCCTCCGCATCCTGCGGGGCCGCGACCCCTCAGACCCCGCACGCTCGCATCTTGGAGTAGAACTCCGCCTGGTAGAACATGAACATGCGGTGGCGGTCCTCGTACGTCGCGTTCCCCTTGTACCACTTCTTCGAGCCGGGCTTCGGCAGGAAGAAGTCCGTGTAGTACTTCTCGATCGGCTGGCCAGGCTGGAACCCCGCGGCGAACGGGAAGACGCCGTCGCCCATGTCGTTGCCGTCGGTGTGGCAGGAC
Proteins encoded in this region:
- a CDS encoding RNA polymerase sigma factor, which translates into the protein MDVKALDDAEVVRQVLRGKRELFGVLLERYQKPIFNFIYRFYGNYDLAQELTQETFLRCYQFLKSYDTKRKFSTWLYAVAKNLCIDELKKHKAGREVPLDEAIGAVDLKEAEEGIHPDQQSQVLRKEENFKLLEALQELPTAARTVLLLHYFQGLSYQEIGEALSLPVSTVKIRIFRAKKALLEHWHEIGGEGEGPGLEDP
- a CDS encoding zf-HC2 domain-containing protein, which produces MLTCRDVELMLQDHLDGVLLPSQQEVLERHLRACAPCRGTLAGIARLEERFEGHEDDVDAPASLSSAILSALPAEAYRPSPAARLARYGAVPALLALLLAVGFLMRGHYWLKSRSAERELEVSFQAPAATSVAIVGDFNGWDIRRNLLVRSSHEGRWGARLRLPPGVYQYSFVVDGTTWEVDPAARQYVNDGFGGRNSVIIVDG
- a CDS encoding cytochrome c gives rise to the protein MNASRARAAAGAALLVAGLAAGAAAGDGERMEILKKGRDAFLSQCLRCHQTADEAAAGYRRQPAWRDVVADMVARGAQLDLAQQEAVVQYLSGRMLLIAKCSSCHTSNRPLTRNKSLEQWRATVERMVQNMPAPLRPGPAQVEELAQFLAVERPSL
- a CDS encoding cytochrome c3 family protein, with protein sequence MGRAEGCLALLALALLGATTARAAVDGSPHDIIAQGYDAPKAGAARERCLRCHLPASVVDKGLLAELPPVLARQWGPSSAMCFSCHDGTTIVSPDVDASLTAFHPLAHGADLGAAAARREGEAVAGAGEGERLECVACHDPHDNGHRPFLRQDIAEICARCHAAQYELGRGKENVSGNHPVLVEALGGGRREAPLTVSAPFLTPFPTPYPARQGKGTAGVHWQLGGHLSQGAAGQVLCVTCHVVHGDGQGPPRRGLLTVDPVGAVADLFCEGCHAGERGDAQIDSAAKPNPGGTRTGRTYHPCDDDRANGEGRIVEAEVPERWPVGGDQPPRLLCTTCHTAHAAGPGTLLLRPAERAATFCEECHAQVPEGHHAVGGDPGRCPDQTRGVGQEPAQFDCARCHRAHNAGLGAEDERAFIPLLRESRAGDLLCLGCHPADNPTCDPTKVRDGYMASHFRGDPARLDTYNDQDPPERTDPWPESYLPSTYGGTAGKDIVCLSCHSFARGALTSGDEEDQPHLLARVGNRIDWVQNEETKYLCTGCHGVRPGTGSGAKGHTHPLMDADVLKLGLPVQPPASATSASRINCDSCHRSHGAATAGGVYILEEARGTNTDPMAIQPKIDFTLTCHLCHDASKY